In Nocardioides sp. W7, the genomic stretch GACCTCGAGGCGTTCCTCGCCGCCCAGCCCGACCTGTCCCCCAAGGCCTGGCCGCGCTACGTCCGGATCGCCGACGACCTGCCCAGCACCGCCACCAACAAGGTGATCAAGCGGGAGCTGGCCGCCCAGGGTCCGATCGCCGGCGACGGCGTCCTCTGGGTCCGCGAGGCCCGCGGGACGTCGTACGTGGTCGGCGGGCAGCCGGCGACCGTCTGACGGGCGCGACGAGGGCCGGCGGACGACAGGGGCCGGCGGGGCGTCGTACGAACTGGGCGCGCTCGGCCGGGATGAGTTTCATCGGTTAGCCGACGAACCTCATGCTGGGACGACAAAGCTTCATCGTCCAGGCATGGGCTTCATCGGTTGACCGATGAAACTCCCCCACGCGAGGTTCATCGGCCAACCGACGAAACGTGCCGACGCGCGAGCCTCAGAGCTTGTTCAGACGCGCGACCGAGTCCTCGAACCCGGAGACCAGCTCGGCCATCACCTCGGCGACCGGCTTGACGTCGTTCATCCGGCCCACGATCTGCCCGATCGGCATCGAGATGACGTCGGGGTCGTTGGCGGCGGTGATCCGGTTGTGCGCCTCGGCGACCAGCAGGTTCTGCAGCGGCATCGGCAGGGGCTCGGGTGCGCCCTCCTCGGCCCAGGCCTCGACCCACTTCGTCTTCAGCAGCCGGGCCGGCTTGCCGGTGTAGATCCGGGTGCGGACGGTGTCGGAGGAGGTGGCACGCGTGAACGCGGTCTCCCAGGCGGAGTGGTTGGCGGAGAGGTTGCGGTACTCCTCGGTGCCGAGCCAGATCGAGCCGGTCCACACGCCCTGTGCACCGAGCGCCAGCGACGCGGCGACCTGGCGGCCGGAGCCGATGCCGCCGGCACCGAGCACGGGTACGTCGGGGCCGACCGCGTCGACGATGTCGGGCTGCAGCACCATCGAGGCGACCTCGCCGGTGTGGCCGCCGGCCTCATAGCCCTGCGCGACGATGATGTCGACGCCGTTGCGGACGTGGGCGAGCGCGTGCTTGGCGGCTCCCGCGAGAGCGGCGACCTTGACGCCGTGCGCGTGGCACTTCTCGATGACGTCGACCGGCGGCGAGCCGAGCGCGTTGGCGATCAGCACCGGCCGGTGCTGGAGCGCCACGTCGAGGTGGCTGCGGGCCACCGAGTGCAGCCAACCGAGCACGCCCTCGCGGCCCTCACCCTCGGGCAGCGGCGGTACGCCGAGCTTGAGCAGCGTCTGGTCGACGAACCTCTTGTGCTCCTCCGGGATCATCGCGCCCAGGTCGAGCGAGGTGCCCTCGGTCGGGACCTTCATCGGCATCACGATGTCGACGCCGTACGGCTTGCCGTCGGTGTTCTCGTCGAGCCAGCTCAGCGTCTTCTCGAGCTCGGCGGTGTCGTTGAACCGCACGCAACCGAGCACGCCCAGCCCGCCGGCCCGCGACACCGCCGCGGCGACGTGCTCGGACGGCGTGAAGGCGAAGATCGGGTACTCGATCCCGAACTCGTCGCAGATAGGGGTTCTCATCAGGACGTCACTCCAGCGTTCTGGGCCCCAAGGGCCAGTTCCTTGGCGCGGGGATACTGCGCCTTTCCGGTCGCGTTGCGCGGCACCTCGTCGACGAGCGTGAGCGCGCGGGGCAGCTTGTAGCCGGACAGGTGGGCGCGCAGGAAGTCGCGCAGGTCCTCCAGCTCGAGCGTCTCACCCTCGCGCAGCTCGATGACCGCGGCCACGGCCTGGCCGTACGTCGCGTCGGGGACGCCGACCACCAGCACGTCGTAGACGGCGGGGTGGCGCTTGATCGCCATCTCCACCTCTTCGGGGTAGACCTTCTCGCCGCCGGTGTTCACGCAGTTGGAGCCGCGGCCGAGCAGGGTCACCCGGTTGCCCTCCTCGATCCGGGCGTTGTCGCCGGGCACGGAGTAGCGCTCCCCGTCGATCACCAGGAAGGTCTTCGCGGACTTCTCCGGGTCCTTGTAGTAGCCGACCGGCACCGAGCCGCCACGCCCCAGCCGGCCGACCTTGCCGACGTTGGTCGCCAGGTCGAGGATCCGGTTGTCGTCGTCGACGACGACGCTGCTGGGACCGAGCCCGACCACGGGTCCGTCGCTGCTGATCTGCCCCTTGTCCTGCATGCCCATGCCCTGGAAACCGGTCTCCGAGGCGCCGACCGAGTCGGTGAACACGGCGTTCGGGAACGCCTTGATCCAGCGCTCCTTGACCGGCGGACTGAAGATCGCGGCACTGCTGGAGATCGCGAACAGGCTCGAGCCGTCGTACGGCGTGCCGGTGGCGGCCTGACGCTCGAACTCCTCGATCAGCGGTCGGGCCATCGCGTCGCCGGTCATGAAGATCAGCTGGACCTTCTCCCGGTCGATGACCTCCCAGGTCCGCTTGGCGTCGAACTTCGGCTCCATGATCGTCAGGTGGCCCGCGAACAGGTGCATCAGCAGCCCGGCCTGGGCGCCGCCGTGCATGAGCGGGCTGAGCGGGAAGGTGACCATCCGGCCGTCCAGCTTGGCCTGCTCGGACTGGTCGTACTCCGAGAGCAGGTCGCCGGTGTAGAAGTCGATGCCGCCGCCGAG encodes the following:
- a CDS encoding nitronate monooxygenase family protein, yielding MRTPICDEFGIEYPIFAFTPSEHVAAAVSRAGGLGVLGCVRFNDTAELEKTLSWLDENTDGKPYGVDIVMPMKVPTEGTSLDLGAMIPEEHKRFVDQTLLKLGVPPLPEGEGREGVLGWLHSVARSHLDVALQHRPVLIANALGSPPVDVIEKCHAHGVKVAALAGAAKHALAHVRNGVDIIVAQGYEAGGHTGEVASMVLQPDIVDAVGPDVPVLGAGGIGSGRQVAASLALGAQGVWTGSIWLGTEEYRNLSANHSAWETAFTRATSSDTVRTRIYTGKPARLLKTKWVEAWAEEGAPEPLPMPLQNLLVAEAHNRITAANDPDVISMPIGQIVGRMNDVKPVAEVMAELVSGFEDSVARLNKL
- a CDS encoding acyl-CoA synthetase, whose translation is MALNIADLFEHAVDAAPDRPAVQVGERVVTFADLERDSNRLAHFLQGRGVQPGDHVGIYAKNSVEHVVALLAVLKVRAVGINVNYRYVEGELNYLFDNSDMVALLHERPYASLVASCYPQHDKLQTVVVMPDAIDTDDESDVSSYDGVLWEDALAGQSEARDFGERSADDVHIIYTGGTTGFPKGVMWRHEDFWRTLGGGIDFYTGDLLSEYDQSEQAKLDGRMVTFPLSPLMHGGAQAGLLMHLFAGHLTIMEPKFDAKRTWEVIDREKVQLIFMTGDAMARPLIEEFERQAATGTPYDGSSLFAISSSAAIFSPPVKERWIKAFPNAVFTDSVGASETGFQGMGMQDKGQISSDGPVVGLGPSSVVVDDDNRILDLATNVGKVGRLGRGGSVPVGYYKDPEKSAKTFLVIDGERYSVPGDNARIEEGNRVTLLGRGSNCVNTGGEKVYPEEVEMAIKRHPAVYDVLVVGVPDATYGQAVAAVIELREGETLELEDLRDFLRAHLSGYKLPRALTLVDEVPRNATGKAQYPRAKELALGAQNAGVTS